A window of the Sporosarcina sp. FSL K6-2383 genome harbors these coding sequences:
- a CDS encoding DUF350 domain-containing protein — protein sequence MTKTGFWSNPLVETAGYFSVVVLCLLVSMVLFELVTKYKNWEEIRKGNLSVAFATGGKIFGVCNIFRYSIERHNSLPEMIGWGLFGFTLLIFAYLLFEFLTPKFNIDKEIEADNRSVGFISLVISVGLSFVIGASIS from the coding sequence ATGACGAAAACTGGGTTTTGGAGTAATCCATTAGTAGAAACAGCGGGCTATTTTAGCGTTGTTGTCCTTTGTCTTCTTGTTTCGATGGTGCTTTTTGAGCTCGTTACGAAATATAAGAATTGGGAAGAAATCCGAAAAGGGAATCTATCTGTTGCTTTTGCAACAGGCGGCAAGATTTTTGGTGTCTGTAATATTTTTCGTTATTCAATCGAACGGCATAATTCGTTGCCTGAAATGATTGGATGGGGATTATTTGGCTTTACATTGCTCATCTTTGCTTATCTATTATTTGAGTTTCTAACACCGAAATTTAATATTGATAAAGAGATTGAAGCAGATAATCGTTCCGTTGGATTTATATCTTTGGTGATTTCAGTAGGATTATCCTTTGTCATTGGGGCAAGTATTTCATAG
- a CDS encoding endonuclease MutS2: METRVLKTLEFDKIRDIVATHCTSFAGRSYIEKLVPVSEFEEVVRLLEEMDEGLAILRVRGNVPMGGISDIRPHAKRAQQGGMLSAYELMEVANTIRASRILRQFIEAIVADEDIEIPHFVAKKELIPILTGLEHDINACIDDNGHVVDSASSSLRSIRQGLRIQEGRVREKLESYTRGRNAAKMLSDSIVTIRNDRFVIPVKAEYRSHYGGVIHDMSSSGQTLFIEPDAVVQANNEIRRLKMQEQEEIEKILLELSAKVQEIAHDLFTLVAVLAEIDIILAKAKFGMVHKCTKPEVNNEGYIRLAKARHPLLPIETAVANTIEFGKDITTIVITGPNTGGKTVTLKTVGLCTLMAQAGLPIPALDGSEIAVFDSIYADIGDEQSIEQSLSTFSSHMVNIVDIIQKYDDRSLIIFDELGSGTDPQEGAALAISILDEVHGHGARVMATTHYPELKAYGYNRPGVANASVEFDIETLSPTYRLLIGVPGRSNAFEISKRLGLQERIIERAKTFTGTDRGEVDSMIVSLETSRVQSEKDAEQTHEVLLETEQLKRELEGRLAEFESMKERLEEKAKEKAKKIVEEAKRESEAVISDLRAMRLNVGANIKEHELIEARKRLEGATPVEAKKVVKAKVAPRPLQAGDEVKALSYGQKGTLIEKVSSTEWVVQIGILKMKLDQSGLEYVKPEKEKPTFVTTSVRGRDSHIKLELDLRGERYEDAIFRTEKYLDDALLSNYHQVSIIHGKGTGALRQGIQQYLKNHSRVKSYRFGEAGEGGHGVTVVELK; encoded by the coding sequence TTGGAAACCCGTGTCTTAAAAACACTTGAGTTCGATAAAATCCGGGATATTGTGGCTACCCATTGCACATCATTTGCGGGTCGTTCTTATATAGAAAAATTAGTACCTGTCAGTGAGTTTGAAGAGGTTGTTCGATTGCTAGAAGAAATGGATGAAGGGCTGGCTATTTTACGCGTCCGCGGAAATGTGCCGATGGGGGGGATTAGCGATATTAGACCCCACGCAAAACGAGCACAACAAGGAGGCATGTTAAGTGCTTATGAATTAATGGAGGTTGCGAATACCATCCGTGCTAGCCGAATTTTACGTCAATTCATTGAAGCGATTGTAGCTGATGAAGATATTGAAATTCCACATTTCGTTGCAAAAAAAGAATTGATTCCTATTTTGACGGGCTTGGAGCATGACATCAATGCGTGTATTGATGACAATGGACATGTTGTAGATAGTGCATCTAGTTCGTTACGCTCGATTCGACAAGGATTGCGTATACAAGAAGGTCGAGTGCGTGAAAAACTAGAGAGCTACACACGCGGGCGCAATGCGGCGAAAATGCTGTCCGATTCTATCGTAACGATACGTAATGACCGTTTTGTGATTCCTGTAAAGGCGGAGTATCGCTCCCATTATGGCGGTGTCATTCATGATATGTCGTCATCTGGACAGACGTTGTTCATCGAACCAGATGCAGTCGTTCAGGCGAATAATGAAATTAGACGCTTGAAAATGCAGGAGCAGGAAGAAATCGAGAAAATTCTTCTTGAACTGTCTGCCAAAGTGCAGGAAATCGCCCATGATCTGTTCACATTAGTCGCTGTCTTGGCGGAAATTGATATCATCCTTGCGAAAGCAAAATTCGGCATGGTGCATAAATGTACGAAGCCAGAAGTGAACAACGAAGGCTATATTCGCTTGGCGAAAGCACGACATCCGCTATTACCGATTGAAACGGCCGTTGCGAATACGATTGAATTTGGTAAAGATATTACGACCATCGTCATTACTGGACCTAATACAGGTGGTAAGACAGTGACATTGAAAACAGTTGGCCTATGTACATTAATGGCGCAAGCTGGTCTGCCGATACCTGCCCTCGATGGTTCGGAAATTGCTGTATTCGATTCGATCTACGCGGACATTGGGGACGAGCAATCTATTGAGCAAAGTCTAAGTACATTCTCTTCTCATATGGTCAATATCGTCGACATTATCCAAAAATACGATGATCGTTCGTTAATTATTTTCGATGAGCTTGGTTCAGGTACCGATCCACAGGAAGGGGCGGCACTGGCCATCTCAATTTTGGATGAAGTACATGGGCATGGTGCACGCGTAATGGCAACAACCCATTATCCAGAATTAAAAGCGTATGGCTATAATCGCCCAGGCGTTGCCAATGCGAGTGTTGAGTTTGATATTGAAACGCTGAGTCCGACCTATCGTCTACTAATTGGCGTGCCAGGTCGCAGTAATGCGTTTGAAATTTCGAAGCGGCTCGGCTTACAAGAGCGCATTATCGAGCGTGCAAAAACCTTCACAGGGACAGATCGTGGTGAAGTCGATTCGATGATTGTGTCACTAGAAACAAGTCGTGTTCAATCGGAAAAAGATGCCGAACAAACGCATGAAGTATTGCTTGAAACAGAGCAATTGAAACGTGAACTGGAAGGACGATTGGCCGAGTTCGAAAGTATGAAAGAGCGTTTGGAAGAGAAAGCAAAAGAAAAGGCGAAGAAAATTGTTGAGGAAGCCAAACGGGAATCGGAAGCAGTCATTTCAGACTTACGTGCAATGCGTTTAAATGTCGGAGCCAATATTAAAGAGCATGAACTAATCGAAGCGCGCAAACGTTTGGAAGGTGCGACACCAGTTGAAGCGAAAAAAGTGGTCAAAGCAAAAGTAGCACCAAGACCTTTGCAAGCTGGCGATGAAGTGAAAGCACTGAGTTACGGTCAAAAAGGTACACTCATTGAAAAGGTATCGAGCACAGAATGGGTCGTTCAAATCGGTATTTTAAAGATGAAGCTAGACCAATCTGGTTTAGAATACGTTAAGCCAGAAAAAGAGAAACCAACCTTTGTGACGACTTCTGTAAGAGGAAGAGATTCGCATATCAAACTAGAACTGGACCTCCGAGGAGAGCGCTATGAAGATGCCATCTTCCGTACCGAAAAATATTTGGATGATGCATTATTATCAAATTATCACCAAGTATCCATTATTCACGGCAAGGGTACTGGGGCATTACGACAAGGGATTCAACAATATTTAAAAAATCATTCTCGCGTGAAAAGCTATCGGTTTGGTGAAGCGGGTGAAGGTGGACACGGCGTGACAGTCGTGGAATTGAAGTAA
- a CDS encoding YfiT family bacillithiol transferase — MDVTFPIGKLQVPEKVTLSNIQEWLKEIETYTIRLQKTVGSLNDEQLSKTYRDGSWTVRQLVHHVADSQLNMYQRLKLALTDDNPTIPAFDQDKWAVQPDTNFPIESSIKMLEGINERVVSLGNSLTDEQLNRIFTHQENGEITVATKVAKLAWHEEHHLAHIKIALSK; from the coding sequence ATGGATGTCACATTTCCAATTGGAAAGCTACAAGTTCCTGAAAAAGTAACGCTAAGTAATATTCAAGAATGGCTTAAAGAAATCGAAACTTACACCATCCGATTACAAAAAACGGTCGGTTCATTAAACGATGAGCAATTAAGCAAAACATACCGTGATGGCAGCTGGACAGTTCGTCAGCTTGTTCATCATGTTGCAGATTCACAGTTAAATATGTATCAGCGTTTGAAGCTAGCTTTAACAGATGACAATCCAACTATACCGGCATTCGACCAGGATAAGTGGGCTGTTCAACCTGATACAAATTTTCCTATAGAAAGTTCTATTAAAATGTTAGAAGGTATAAATGAACGCGTCGTATCTTTAGGAAATAGTTTAACTGACGAGCAATTAAACCGGATTTTCACACATCAAGAAAACGGAGAAATTACAGTGGCAACAAAAGTGGCAAAGTTAGCATGGCATGAAGAGCATCATTTAGCACATATAAAAATTGCATTATCAAAGTAA
- a CDS encoding electron transfer flavoprotein subunit alpha/FixB family protein, whose translation MSNKVVVLGEVREGALRNVSFEIIAAAKQISGGGEVVGVLLGDAVQSLGAEMIQYGADRVVTVEHPHLKQYTSDAFSQAFMAVYEQEKPDAVVFGHTALGKDLSPKIASKLASGLISDVTAIEGEGEAAVFIRPIYSGKAFEKVKNKEGLLFITVRPNNIAPLEQDASRTGDVSVVTTEITSLRSVIAEVVRKSTEGVDLSEAKVVVAGGRGVKSAEGFEPLQELATLLGGAIGASRGACDADYCDYSLQIGQTGKVVTPDLYIAAGISGAIQHVAGMSNAKVIVAINKDPEANIFKIADYGIVGDLFEVIPTMIEEIKKLKAN comes from the coding sequence ATGTCTAACAAGGTAGTAGTACTTGGGGAAGTAAGGGAAGGAGCATTGCGTAATGTTTCTTTTGAAATCATCGCAGCTGCAAAACAAATTTCTGGCGGCGGTGAAGTAGTTGGTGTGTTGCTAGGTGATGCAGTTCAATCATTAGGGGCGGAAATGATCCAGTACGGTGCGGATCGTGTCGTTACTGTGGAGCATCCACATTTGAAACAATATACATCTGACGCTTTTAGTCAAGCGTTTATGGCGGTTTACGAGCAAGAGAAGCCGGATGCTGTTGTATTTGGTCATACAGCACTTGGGAAAGATTTATCACCAAAAATTGCGAGTAAATTGGCGTCTGGTTTAATTTCAGATGTAACCGCTATCGAAGGTGAAGGCGAAGCGGCTGTATTCATTCGCCCGATTTATTCTGGAAAAGCGTTTGAAAAAGTGAAAAACAAAGAAGGATTATTGTTCATCACAGTGCGTCCAAACAACATTGCCCCACTAGAGCAAGATGCGAGCCGTACAGGCGATGTGTCAGTTGTTACAACAGAAATTACGAGCCTACGTTCAGTCATTGCTGAAGTTGTTCGTAAATCAACTGAAGGCGTTGACCTTTCTGAAGCAAAAGTAGTTGTTGCAGGTGGTCGTGGCGTGAAAAGTGCAGAAGGGTTCGAGCCGCTACAAGAACTTGCAACGCTATTAGGCGGAGCAATTGGGGCATCTCGTGGTGCTTGTGACGCAGATTATTGTGATTACTCCCTACAAATTGGTCAGACAGGTAAAGTAGTAACACCAGACTTGTACATTGCTGCTGGTATTTCAGGTGCGATTCAGCACGTGGCAGGAATGTCGAACGCCAAAGTCATCGTTGCGATTAATAAAGACCCGGAAGCAAATATTTTCAAAATAGCAGATTACGGAATTGTTGGAGATTTGTTCGAAGTCATTCCAACGATGATTGAGGAAATTAAGAAATTGAAAGCGAACTAA
- a CDS encoding TetR/AcrR family transcriptional regulator: protein MKRDRPKYKQIVDAAVVVIAENGFHQAQVSKIAKEAGVADGTIYLYFKNKEDILISVFREKMAIFVNNVEVILKKDIGTSEKLFRMIDNHFRVLHEDRQLAIVTQLELRQSNKELRFRINEVLREYLMLLDAILKEGIENGVLNAELDIRLARQMVFGTIDETITSWVMNDQKYELMKLTPEVHRLIMNALKA from the coding sequence GTGAAGCGGGATAGGCCGAAATATAAGCAAATTGTGGATGCGGCAGTAGTTGTCATTGCCGAAAATGGATTTCATCAGGCACAAGTTTCTAAGATTGCAAAGGAAGCTGGTGTTGCGGACGGGACGATTTATCTTTATTTTAAAAATAAAGAAGATATTCTTATATCTGTGTTCAGGGAAAAGATGGCTATTTTCGTCAATAACGTTGAGGTTATATTGAAAAAAGATATTGGTACCTCTGAAAAGTTATTCAGAATGATTGACAATCATTTCCGTGTGCTACATGAAGACCGTCAACTAGCAATCGTCACACAGCTGGAACTCAGACAGTCGAATAAAGAGTTACGATTTCGTATTAATGAAGTACTAAGGGAATATTTAATGCTCCTGGATGCTATCTTGAAAGAGGGAATTGAAAACGGGGTGCTTAATGCAGAACTCGATATCCGACTTGCGAGGCAAATGGTATTTGGAACAATTGATGAAACAATCACTTCATGGGTGATGAACGACCAGAAATACGAGTTAATGAAACTGACACCCGAAGTACATAGACTCATCATGAATGCATTGAAAGCTTGA
- a CDS encoding electron transfer flavoprotein subunit beta/FixA family protein, with amino-acid sequence MNIYVLVKRTFDTEEKITVANGKIADDGAEFIINPYDEYAIEEAIQVRDAHEGEVTVITIGDEDAEKQLRTALAMGADKAVLINTEDDLDEMDEFTAAKIIAEYLKDKDADLILAGNVAIDGGSGQIGPRVAELLGINYVTTITNLEIDGTSVKIVRDVEGDSETIETALPLLVTAQQGLNEPRYPSLPGIMKAKKKPLEELELDDLDLDEDDVAAKTETIEVYLPPQKAAGRVLEGDIADQVKELVTLLHSEAKVI; translated from the coding sequence ATGAATATTTATGTACTAGTAAAACGAACGTTTGATACAGAGGAAAAAATTACAGTTGCCAACGGTAAAATCGCTGATGATGGTGCAGAGTTTATCATAAATCCATATGATGAGTATGCAATTGAAGAGGCGATCCAAGTACGCGATGCGCACGAAGGTGAAGTTACGGTCATTACAATCGGTGACGAAGATGCAGAGAAACAATTGCGTACGGCACTGGCAATGGGCGCAGATAAGGCGGTCCTTATTAATACTGAGGACGATCTTGATGAGATGGATGAATTTACAGCGGCAAAAATTATCGCTGAATACTTGAAGGATAAAGATGCAGATCTAATCCTTGCTGGTAACGTAGCAATTGACGGCGGTTCAGGTCAAATCGGACCACGAGTTGCTGAGCTTTTAGGCATTAACTATGTGACAACGATTACAAATCTTGAAATCGACGGCACATCAGTGAAGATTGTTCGCGACGTTGAGGGGGATTCTGAAACAATAGAAACAGCATTGCCTTTACTCGTAACGGCGCAGCAAGGCTTGAATGAGCCGCGTTATCCATCCCTGCCGGGTATTATGAAAGCGAAGAAAAAGCCGCTTGAAGAGCTTGAATTGGATGATTTGGATCTAGACGAAGACGATGTTGCTGCAAAAACAGAAACGATTGAAGTGTATCTTCCACCACAAAAGGCGGCAGGACGAGTCCTTGAAGGTGATATTGCTGATCAAGTAAAAGAACTTGTCACGCTACTTCATTCTGAGGCGAAAGTAATCTAA
- the trxA gene encoding thioredoxin codes for MAIINATDQSFAENIKEGLVLVDFWAPWCGPCKMIAPVLEELDGEFEGKAQIVKVDVDDNQGTASNYGVMSIPTLILFKDGEIVDKVVGFKPKEALAELIEKHA; via the coding sequence ATGGCAATTATTAATGCGACTGATCAAAGCTTTGCAGAAAATATTAAAGAAGGACTTGTCCTTGTTGACTTTTGGGCACCTTGGTGCGGACCGTGTAAAATGATCGCTCCTGTTCTTGAGGAATTAGATGGCGAATTCGAAGGCAAAGCACAAATTGTTAAAGTTGATGTAGATGACAACCAAGGAACAGCAAGTAACTATGGCGTTATGTCTATCCCAACGCTTATCCTGTTCAAAGATGGCGAGATTGTAGATAAAGTGGTTGGTTTCAAACCGAAAGAAGCACTTGCTGAATTAATCGAAAAACACGCATAA
- a CDS encoding enoyl-CoA hydratase yields MEFLTVVIEEGVAVATINRPPANALSRGLILEVDALLDLVEHDELVRVIVLHGEGKFFSAGADIKEFTSVTTGEEFSKLAASGQAVFERLERFSKPVIAAIHGAALGGGLELAMGCHMRIVTETAKLGLPELQLGLIPGFAGTQRLPRYVGMPKAAEMLLTSEPISGSEAVRFGLANQAYSDEELLPKTMELAKKIAKKSPVAVKAALAMLQYAKPASYYEGVKAESDSFGEVFVSEDAKEGIQAFLEKRQPVFTGK; encoded by the coding sequence ATGGAATTTCTAACAGTCGTTATTGAAGAAGGTGTCGCTGTTGCGACTATTAACAGACCACCTGCGAATGCGCTTTCACGCGGGCTTATACTAGAAGTAGATGCGCTCCTTGACCTTGTGGAACACGATGAATTAGTACGAGTCATCGTGTTACACGGTGAAGGAAAGTTTTTCTCGGCAGGTGCGGATATTAAAGAATTTACATCCGTTACAACAGGTGAAGAGTTCTCGAAGTTGGCGGCCAGTGGGCAAGCGGTATTTGAACGTTTAGAGCGCTTCTCCAAGCCGGTCATTGCAGCTATACATGGCGCAGCACTGGGTGGTGGACTGGAACTAGCAATGGGCTGTCATATGCGCATCGTCACCGAAACGGCGAAATTAGGATTACCTGAATTACAATTAGGTTTAATTCCTGGATTTGCTGGGACGCAGCGATTGCCGCGCTATGTTGGAATGCCAAAAGCGGCAGAGATGTTACTGACAAGTGAGCCAATCAGTGGTTCAGAAGCAGTTCGTTTTGGGCTTGCTAACCAAGCTTATTCAGATGAGGAGTTATTACCTAAAACAATGGAACTGGCTAAGAAGATTGCCAAGAAAAGCCCTGTCGCAGTGAAAGCTGCACTAGCCATGCTGCAATATGCAAAACCAGCTTCTTATTATGAAGGTGTCAAAGCGGAATCCGATTCGTTCGGTGAAGTTTTCGTCTCAGAAGATGCAAAAGAAGGAATCCAAGCATTCCTTGAAAAACGCCAACCTGTATTTACAGGAAAATAA
- the uvrC gene encoding excinuclease ABC subunit UvrC, protein MNELIEQKLAILPELPGCYFMKDRQGTVIYVGKAKVLKNRVRSYFTGSHDGKTQRLVGEIEDFEYMVTSSNIEALVLELNLIKQYDPKYNIMLKDDKTYPYLKITAERHPKLIITRQVKKDKGKYFGPYPNAYAAGETKKLLDRLYPYRKCQTMPDRVCLYYHIGQCLAPCVNEVDQEVYKEMVDDISRFLNGGYKSVKKELTEKMSAAAENLEFERAKEYRDQITNIEAVMEKQVMTMNDFTDRDIFGYSVDKGWMCVQVFFVRQGKLIERDVSLFPLYQEPEDELLTFIGQFYGKSEHLLPKEILLPQGIDSELVRELLNVHVLIPQRGKKKSLVDLAIKNAEMSLGDKFQLMERQEQRTIGACEELGEAMNITIPLRIEAFDNSHTYGADPVSAMVSFVDGKPNRKNYRKYVTKTAAAHDDYGAMREVVRRRYSRVLTDDLPLPDLVVIDGGKGHMEAAREVIEDELGLSIPIAGLAKDDKHQTAQLLYGNPIEMIPLKRTSEAFYLLQRIQDEVHRFAITFHRQRRETNSLTSTLDGLPGVGPKRKQQLLKHFESVKKIREASVEDLQQAGLPAAVAEAVETYFRQEALREKE, encoded by the coding sequence ATGAATGAATTGATTGAACAAAAATTGGCGATTTTACCAGAGTTGCCGGGCTGTTATTTTATGAAGGATCGACAAGGAACTGTTATTTATGTAGGAAAAGCAAAAGTATTGAAAAATCGGGTGCGTAGCTATTTTACGGGCAGTCATGACGGAAAAACACAGCGACTTGTCGGTGAAATTGAGGATTTTGAGTATATGGTCACCTCATCTAACATTGAGGCACTCGTGTTGGAATTAAACCTTATCAAACAGTACGATCCGAAATATAATATTATGTTGAAGGACGATAAGACGTATCCTTATTTGAAAATTACAGCTGAACGCCATCCGAAATTGATCATCACGCGCCAAGTGAAAAAGGACAAAGGAAAATATTTTGGTCCATATCCGAATGCTTACGCAGCAGGAGAGACGAAAAAGCTGCTTGATCGTTTGTATCCATATCGGAAATGTCAGACGATGCCTGATCGTGTGTGCTTGTATTATCATATCGGCCAATGCCTGGCGCCGTGTGTCAATGAGGTGGATCAAGAAGTTTATAAAGAAATGGTCGATGACATTAGTCGATTCCTTAATGGAGGCTATAAAAGTGTTAAAAAGGAATTGACTGAAAAAATGTCTGCCGCAGCGGAAAACTTGGAGTTTGAACGCGCGAAAGAGTACCGCGATCAAATTACAAATATTGAAGCTGTTATGGAAAAACAGGTAATGACGATGAATGATTTTACAGATCGTGATATTTTTGGCTATTCCGTTGATAAAGGCTGGATGTGCGTCCAAGTTTTTTTTGTGCGACAAGGGAAATTGATCGAACGGGACGTATCGTTGTTTCCGCTTTATCAGGAGCCAGAAGATGAACTATTGACATTTATCGGTCAGTTTTATGGTAAGTCTGAGCATTTGTTGCCGAAGGAAATCCTGTTGCCACAAGGCATTGATAGTGAGCTCGTTCGCGAGCTATTGAACGTCCATGTGCTTATTCCGCAACGAGGTAAAAAGAAATCACTAGTGGATCTTGCTATTAAAAATGCAGAGATGTCACTAGGAGATAAGTTTCAGCTGATGGAACGGCAAGAGCAGCGAACAATCGGAGCTTGTGAGGAGCTTGGTGAGGCGATGAATATTACAATACCGCTCCGCATTGAAGCTTTCGATAACTCTCATACGTATGGTGCTGATCCTGTTTCTGCTATGGTGTCGTTTGTTGATGGTAAACCAAATCGTAAGAATTACCGCAAATATGTGACGAAAACTGCCGCTGCGCATGATGATTATGGGGCGATGCGCGAAGTTGTCAGGAGGCGTTATAGTCGTGTGTTGACAGATGACTTGCCTTTACCTGATTTAGTCGTCATTGACGGCGGTAAAGGGCATATGGAGGCAGCAAGAGAGGTTATTGAGGATGAGCTAGGCTTATCTATTCCTATTGCAGGGCTGGCGAAAGATGATAAACACCAGACGGCGCAATTATTGTACGGCAATCCCATCGAGATGATTCCGTTGAAACGGACAAGTGAGGCCTTTTATTTATTGCAGCGGATACAAGATGAAGTACACCGTTTTGCCATTACATTCCACAGGCAACGGCGTGAAACGAATTCATTAACATCTACGCTCGATGGATTGCCGGGTGTTGGACCAAAACGTAAACAACAGTTATTAAAGCATTTTGAGTCGGTGAAAAAGATTCGGGAAGCCTCTGTCGAAGATTTGCAACAAGCGGGCTTACCGGCGGCGGTTGCCGAAGCGGTCGAAACGTATTTTCGTCAAGAGGCATTGCGAGAGAAAGAATAA
- a CDS encoding AMP-binding protein: MTAKPWLDLYPSEIAKTLDYEQIPIQEYLTRSGKKYPEKIAMHFMGKDITYKEFHESALKFANYLKSLGIEKGDRVAIMLPNCPQGAIAYFGILYIGAIVVQTNPLYTERELSFQMVDSGSKAIISLDILFPRISKIIKNTELEHVIITGIKDYLPFPKNLIYPFIQKKEYGMTVKVEHRGMNHLFTEIMKISKPTPVSYAFDYDEDIALLQYTGGTTGPPKGVMLTHANLNANVKMCDEWLYKCEEGKETVMAILPFFHVYGMTTVLVLSVMLSNKMVIIPKFDFETALKTIDKQKPTLFPGAPTIYIGLLNHPDLAKYDLSSVKACISGSAALPVEVQDKFEKITGGKLVEGYGLTETSPVTHANLVWGTERVKASIGIPWPDTDSCILGPDSSEPLANGEIGEIAVKGPQVMKGYWNRPEDTEQTFRDGWFLTGDLGYMDDKGYFYVVDRKKDMIIASGFNIYPREIEEVLYEHEAIQECVVAGVPDPYRGETVKAYVVLKDGASVTEEQLDEYCRENLASFKVPRKYEFRSELPKTAVGKILRRALVDEEKKKAEQERLTS, encoded by the coding sequence ATGACGGCAAAACCATGGTTGGATTTATATCCTTCCGAAATTGCGAAGACGCTTGATTATGAACAGATTCCAATTCAGGAATACTTAACACGATCGGGCAAAAAGTATCCAGAAAAAATAGCGATGCATTTTATGGGCAAGGACATTACCTACAAGGAATTCCATGAATCTGCTTTGAAATTTGCTAACTATTTAAAGTCGCTGGGTATTGAAAAAGGAGATCGTGTGGCAATTATGTTGCCAAACTGTCCGCAAGGAGCAATAGCTTATTTCGGTATCCTCTACATTGGGGCGATTGTTGTTCAAACAAACCCGCTTTACACAGAACGTGAGTTATCCTTTCAAATGGTAGACTCAGGTTCAAAGGCAATCATTTCTCTTGATATTTTATTTCCGCGGATTTCAAAAATCATTAAGAACACGGAGCTTGAGCACGTCATTATTACGGGGATCAAAGATTATTTACCATTCCCGAAAAACTTGATTTATCCATTTATCCAGAAAAAAGAATATGGCATGACGGTCAAGGTGGAGCATCGTGGAATGAATCATCTCTTTACTGAAATAATGAAAATCTCCAAACCAACCCCTGTAAGCTATGCATTTGATTATGATGAAGATATTGCATTATTGCAGTATACCGGGGGGACAACAGGGCCGCCGAAGGGCGTCATGTTAACACATGCGAATCTTAACGCCAATGTTAAAATGTGTGATGAGTGGCTTTACAAATGTGAAGAAGGTAAAGAAACAGTCATGGCCATTCTACCCTTTTTCCACGTTTATGGTATGACAACCGTCCTAGTCTTATCGGTTATGTTAAGTAACAAAATGGTTATCATTCCGAAATTTGATTTTGAAACGGCTTTGAAAACCATCGACAAACAGAAACCTACGCTATTCCCGGGAGCGCCAACCATTTATATTGGTCTATTGAATCATCCGGATCTAGCAAAATATGATTTATCATCTGTAAAAGCGTGTATTAGTGGTTCGGCGGCATTGCCGGTTGAAGTACAGGATAAATTCGAAAAGATTACGGGTGGGAAGCTAGTCGAAGGCTATGGCTTGACGGAAACCTCGCCAGTGACACATGCTAATCTTGTTTGGGGAACAGAACGTGTGAAAGCCTCTATTGGAATACCATGGCCAGATACGGATTCTTGTATACTAGGTCCAGATTCATCAGAGCCGCTTGCGAATGGTGAAATTGGCGAAATTGCGGTAAAAGGTCCTCAAGTGATGAAGGGCTATTGGAATAGACCAGAAGACACGGAGCAGACTTTCCGTGATGGGTGGTTCTTAACGGGTGATCTCGGTTACATGGATGACAAAGGCTATTTCTATGTGGTGGATCGTAAAAAAGATATGATTATTGCAAGTGGCTTTAATATTTATCCGCGTGAAATTGAAGAAGTTCTCTATGAGCATGAGGCGATTCAGGAATGTGTCGTTGCAGGGGTTCCGGATCCTTATAGAGGAGAAACTGTTAAAGCGTATGTCGTCTTGAAGGATGGTGCTTCAGTTACAGAAGAGCAGTTAGATGAGTATTGTCGTGAAAATTTAGCATCTTTCAAAGTACCTCGCAAGTATGAGTTCCGTAGTGAGCTGCCAAAAACAGCTGTCGGAAAAATTTTACGTCGTGCACTTGTTGATGAAGAGAAGAAGAAAGCTGAACAAGAACGACTCACTTCGTGA